A genome region from Microbacterium profundi includes the following:
- a CDS encoding DUF6882 domain-containing protein yields the protein MTFAALQPLADRAAFFVALRQDALTTAVDALGEHRWDADMAAGTLTFTANANPAHQVVTRPHLIATIAPGPRSLLWAWAHPQGDAQGVAAQLRDYGTQYDIAELSRSELAFPEDTGSDLDEWIAQVADQIGTVAVEITGRSPYYSAPIGGGTRAVFVLDAPLAPVTVQDAVVAAPRILSGLALSDARSAVWDAARLAGWNLQWTDEAFSGAIVTDASGSATFRFDEQARIVGIEAPGLTG from the coding sequence ATGACCTTCGCCGCACTGCAGCCTCTCGCCGATCGCGCCGCCTTCTTCGTCGCACTCCGTCAGGACGCGCTCACCACTGCCGTCGATGCGCTGGGCGAGCACCGCTGGGACGCGGACATGGCCGCAGGTACGCTCACCTTCACCGCCAACGCGAACCCCGCGCATCAGGTGGTCACCCGCCCGCACCTGATCGCCACGATCGCACCGGGGCCCAGGTCTCTGCTCTGGGCGTGGGCTCATCCTCAGGGAGACGCGCAGGGCGTCGCCGCTCAGTTGCGCGACTACGGCACGCAGTACGACATCGCCGAGCTCAGCCGGTCCGAACTCGCCTTCCCGGAGGACACCGGCTCGGACCTCGACGAATGGATCGCGCAGGTCGCAGATCAGATCGGCACCGTCGCCGTGGAGATCACCGGTCGCTCCCCCTACTATTCGGCGCCGATCGGCGGCGGCACGCGGGCCGTCTTCGTGCTGGATGCGCCGCTCGCACCGGTCACCGTGCAGGATGCCGTCGTCGCAGCGCCCCGCATCCTGTCAGGGCTCGCGCTGAGCGACGCGCGCTCAGCGGTGTGGGACGCTGCGCGGCTGGCGGGCTGGAACCTGCAGTGGACCGACGAGGCCTTCAGCGGCGCGATCGTCACCGACGCCTCGGGTTCTGCGACCTTCCGCTTCGACGAGCAGGCCCGCATCGTGGGCATCGAGGCTCCGGGCCTGACCGGCTGA